GGGGAagaagtttggatttttttttttcctggttcttTCAGGTATTAACAGCCCTGAAAAAGATACACATAGTGTTTTTCagtatatacatatacatatacatatacatatacatatacatatacatatacatatacatatacactGCTTCTCAAAACAAGCTGCAGAATAACCAGATCAGGaagtttttattattctgtGCAACTTTGTATACAAGCatgctttttcctccttgccTGTGAAAGCTGAGGCAAGATTTGTATTTCTTAAAAAGCACATGCAAGATGTTTTTGTCAGCATATAAAGGGGAGGTGGTTTGGTGGTTATTTGTGTGAAGACAGTTCTAAGGGAGAAATAATCCCAGTGATGCAGATGAAGGATCTTAGGTTCAAATAGAGATTTCCAGATTTTACTGCTTTATTTAAAGGACTGTTTATGACTTTTACAAGTTGTTGACAAATGTCCTGTTACAGTGGAGAAGAATTCAGATTCTCTCTAAGCTCTAAACAAACAGAGTTGTCAATATGTGTTAGGACTGAGAGACACCTTTAGTTGATGGCTGGGCACAGAGAACAAATATGAGATTTCCTCACTTCCAGAACAGTTTGTACATCCTGAACAGCACTAACTATGGCATGTGTAGGCAATAGTCTGTGCCATCTCCTGCTCTTAAATTCCCTTTTAAATGAGCTTTATGTCCTGGGGCTAACCTTTGTGGGTTTTGTGTGTAACACACGTGGCTGCTCTTGCTCTCCTTTCTGATGATGCTTTGGGAGTTGCCCCTCACAAGTCAGTGGGAGCAGTAAAAGGCTGAGTTGTTCAGTGTATTTTGTGCCCTCCAGACACaaacctgcagctgtgctgtgctggtttgtCACTGCAGGGTGGCCCTTGGACCGGGCAGGACTGAAATAGCCACTGACACTAGAGGGGAAAAGGGTTAAAGAGCTTCCCTTTCACCTTACGCAAATGCACAAGGAATacttggaaaagaaagggaTGGCAGGAATGCTgttgggagcagggacagctgtttgttttttgtccTCCCACAGAGTACAACCTATTTAAATATTGACATGTTCTGTTATTAAAAGActttcctgtgcttttctgGTTAGTAAGTTATGAATTGTGGAGATGGAGGGATTTGTAATTGCTAATTCTTCCACTTGTAGTGATGTTGAAAAAAGATTTCTGTTGTTCTACTTACTCAGAGAAATATGTTGGTAAAGTTTTCTGCCAGATTTAAATGGTTTCACCAAGGattgtgctttttattttaatattattgcCTTCAgttgttttgtgtattttataaTCTTAGTAGGCTGTCTGAACATGCAGTAAAAGCAGAATGTTTCAGACAATGCTACCTTGAATAGAAAATGGTGGAAGATTAGTATTAAATGTCATTGCAGAACATTATTAATGCAGATATTAAAGCCCTTGTGGATGGAAAAAGTACATATTTGTTATTCATAAATATCTCTGAATGGCCACTGGGTCCTTCGTTGGTTCACACATGGCTGTTCCAGCCTTGGTCACATCCTGGGCATCTGTTCTCCTGCAAGTTCACTGCATCTAGAACTGTATAACTGCTCACAGCACCTATTTGTAAGTGTTAAGGAAACATCAGAATTGAATGACACTGAACATtttgggctgcagagctgttgcAGGTGTGGGAAATGTAAAACCAGAACTCCGAAGACTCCAGGGGAAAGACTTCAGCCTGTGGTTATATTATGCTTAGGAAGTCATCTTTTGAAATCAACAGATCATGGTGACACCAAACGTGTCCAGAGTCTCTGTTGGGCTGAGGCCTTGGACATTAATCatagtttaaaattaaagtattaaaattaaaatttatctCATTGTAAAATGAGCTTCACAAGGAACGTGTTTTGCACACGGTACAGACCCTCAATCCACAGTCTGAAAGTAATTTAGCATGAGAAAGGGTATTTAATTTGATAGTAGAAGCTGAGTGTTTCATGTCCTCGGGTAGTTTTAATTTGTGGGACGTGACTGCTGTGCAGTTGCTGTTTGGTTTTGAGGAGCAGTGTCTGTGTACCCAAGGGAGCCTTCAGAGAGTGAGGGCTGCCCCCTTTTTGTTGATGACTGGCAGACCTCAGACACACTTTGGCAAGGTCGGTGCTTTGTTCTCCAAAGTTTGCACCCTGTAATTGTTATTTTGGAAGTAATCCTTACTCTTTTCTGTAATTACCCATCTAATCATCTGGTCAAAGGCGGTGGCAAAAGTTGCAAATagaaatggaacagaaaatgGCTGAGGTGCCGGGCAGCCTCTCGGTATGTGCCTGGCTTGCAGGGGCTAGAGACAAATCTCTGCCACATTTCCGTGTCCAGAGCTCTGCGGTCAGGGCGGGAACCACAGTTTCACCTTGGGGTGGCTCTGGCAACTACAGATCCCAGGGAGCGCTGCCGATGGCAGCTGGGCGCGGGGCCAATGGCAGCGGGGACCTCCCAGCCCCGTGCGTTCAGCTGCCCGCGGTCAAAAGCGCCGCACGGGGCTCGCTCTGCGCTGCCCGCTGCCTGGTACCCCGGGCTGCTTCAGGCTGTGTGAGCTCCCATCTGTGTGTTCTGTATTCCGCAGCCTCCCTGCCGCCTCGGAAAAGCAGCGCCGATGGATGCGATCCTCAGCTGCAAGCCCGAGGACCTGGAGGATTACTACAACTTGCTGGGATGCGATGAGCTATCGACGGTAAGAGCCTCTCCCTCCCCGCCAGCTTCTTCACATTTGAACGTGCTCGTGTGCCTGCAGGGAatttgtgaatatttaaaatgcctTGTGCACCTTCTTTCTTGCCACTTGTAGGATCTCCCTCGGAAAGCTCAATTTTCTCTCCTGTGTTTTCTCCAATGTTAGGAGCCTGGAGTAAGGCTTAGGTTGAAAATGAACAGGACTGGATTATGAAGAGAGCCAACTGCATATGCTTGACAGCATCCAAATAATAGTTTGGAATATATATTATTggttttgaaaactgaaaaggagCTATTTATATACAAGTAGTACAACAAAAGTTCATAGCCTTAGGGCACTGATAACACTGCTCTGTTTCTCAGagcataatatttttaaaaatgtattcacTGGTTCagatgaaagcaaaaccagaatcTCTATCTTTTACCATATTAATGTTTTTGAAGtactatttttaattaaattcaaatACTAGTTTCACTAATTTGTTTTGATAGCAGATACATGCCTTATAATGGGATTTAGCTAAGCTATTTTTGAGTGATATGCAGCTAGAGGTGTCTGTACAACTTTTTGTTGACTAGTCTAGTgttctgttgtttgtttgtttgttttaaatttaactgTTCTACTAACTGGAATTGTGTTTCTGATTTGGAAAAGGAGTTTTGATTACTCTGCTGTAATGAGGGATGTATTCAATGGAGATTAAAGATGTCTTTTGCTCAGTAAATTTAGTCAGATGCTCTCACCTGTCCTAGTGATGAAGTATAAAGCTCAGGAGTAAACATCTTCGgtgtgtcccagagggaaatgTAAGGCTTTTCCTGAGGACACTCCTAGCAGTGATCCCAGCAGAGGGCAGTGCTCGAGTCTCGTTTTCTACCTCACACTAATTCCTTAAGGGCTTAGCAATTAATGAACAGTTCAAGTACATGTGATAATTATTTTTCCGATtgcttgaaaatgaaattagaaagcTGGAATAAATGCTAATGGGCCCTGGAAAACAAGCTGTCAAGTACTGTTTGttgggagaagcagcagatgtTGCTGCACTGTTTTTGACAAGGGAGATCCAGGCTGACTGAGCCCCAGGATCACCCCCCTCCCCTCAGGACCCTGCACTGCTCTTCTCGGGTCTCACAGGAATTTGGAGCATTGCACGGGTTTTGCAGTCTCAGTGCTTTGCTCAGGAGTCAACCATTTAGCACAGGCTGCGTTGGGCATGCACAGCacactcccagctgcagaataTCCTGATTTTGGTTGGACCTGGTTACATTTAGGCAGAAATACTTTCAGTTTCTGCAGATTTTTTGCTGTATTCAAGTAAACACAAACTTGGCTCCTGGTGAAATTGAACTCACAGACACCTACTTCATCTTTAGATGTGACAGGAAGAGGGGAGATTTAATCTCGTCCTTCTTCAAGAACAATGCTATTCACATATAGTGGGTATTGGATATCTTTCTTGCTAAAACACCTTgctatatattttataataatttcagGTATATTGTATAAACTTCCTATAAACTTTTCttactgctgatttttttttctaaactgaaGACTTCCATGCTACTCTTCTGCTACATTTTAACGCTCTGTACACATGTTAACTTTAAAGTTGCCCTTTCAGTAACTAAGTTTTTGAGGTGGTAGCTGGCTATACAGTAACCAGTCTCACCGAGTTCTCTGTACTTTGTAAGTGTTTAAAGTGTCTTACTGACTGCAGATACACCACATTACTTCTGTCCCTCTGGAAGGAGCTGCTAGCAGAGTGAGAAGTGTAGAATTCCTAAGATACTGCTGTAGACCACATTTTTCCCCAGAATATGCCAACAAGATTTGTCCAGCTAGTTGAGCAAACTGtaattttattctaaataaaaatgctatGAGACTTAATTTTGAAGGAAGTAATTTAAATTGGATGTGGCTGTCATGGCTTGACAAATGAGGAATTTGAATAAACAGCCTGTGTACTATGGGAAAGAATGGTAATTATTTGATACCTTAGGGTGAATTGTGAAAGCTTAAGCTGAACTGCAATGATATAAAGAAGTTTTGTCTTCTGAATtataaaaaccagcaaaatacttggaaaagcactaaacatttgaaaatttaaGCTGATGCCCATTCCAGTGGCTTCTTGTATTTTAACTGTTAACATGTCTTAGTTTTTCCAGTGGTTGTAATGCTTCATGATACAACAAACTGTGTGGGAATTTGCAATTAACTGATAAACTAATACATGCCAAGTCGAATATTGATTATAATATCTATTCTACTCCAAGCCAACCTTTTTGCTTGGAAAATTGACTTGAAGAAAGGGTATGAACTACTGGTTATTGAGCAAGTTATCTTGGGATATCTGAGATGGAAACCTCATGGGGTGCAGGCTGAATTTCCTATGAAGAGATATGGAGGAAACCACCTAAACTCACAAATTGGTCTTCAGCAATACAGAGCCTTTGCTTCCTGCTATGAGACTCTGTTAGAGCTGGTGAAATATTTGTTGGttgcatttttcctctgtggTCAAATGTCTTTGCACATTTTTCTAGAGCCATGTTGGATGAGCCTCACAAAAACAAGACCAAGGATGAGTGCCTGGAAATGAGATTAAATAAGCAGTGCCACTGGCAGATGGTTGTTGTTACCTACTTTGCTTGTACTAAAGCTTGTAAAATTGAATAGGACAAAATCTTTCAGCCTTTTTTGTTGTTCCTTCCAGCctctttcaaaaagaaattttgcaagtcttttctgtgtttgctcaCTTTATCTCAATATTTTGTTTAGGCTGAACAGATTCTTGCTGAATATAAGATTAAAGCCCTTGAATGTCATCCTGATAAGCATCCTGGAAACCCCAAAGCAGGTATGTATTCTTTCTGTGtaaaaacaatcttttttttttcttctactagCATGGCCAAGATACTAAATTCAGCCTTAAAACTTTATTTCCCCTCGATATGTTTCAATCATTGTGTGCATTGAGCACGTTATACTTAAATAGCAAGCTTATGATATTCTTTCTAAGGCTTGCACACTCCTCTGTGGTAGAGCAGGAAGACacttgttggattttttttttttttatatttctaggaccttgaattttttctctttctacagCAGATCATCTTTTaatacagaatttatttctggaGTGGGTCCCTTCCTAGACCTATGGAGTTGGTCAGTGGCCTTCACGTGCCACACTTGTGTCCATCAGTTAGTTTCCTGGCAGGAGCAAGCCCATGAGGAGCAcataaaatgtgctttatttgcttttaatgtaatttaatgaTGGGGAGTGAAGAGAAGCTGGCCCCACGAGGAGCCTCTGTTTGCAGAACAGCAGTTGATGTTTGTGCTGGtgagagggagcagctcctcagagctgggagggctcagcagcacctgagtTATTTATTTGAGTCTTTACCCATTCATAACCACagagagccctgggcagagctcagcaaggCTGAGCCACAAAAACCAGCAGCCAAGTGCCAAATAGCAGAGCAGCTTTGCTTGTCATGAAGAAATGTTATATTCTGTCTTTACCTGAACATGccttatttaatttaaataccTTTTTACAGTACTACTGAGAgtttacaatttttattttatttcatcagCTTAAAGCTTAATAAAGAGTAATTAAAATAGACTTTTTATTTGTTGACAGCTAGTAACACTAGAAAAAGGAAACCTAGTACAGTTGTTGCCTCAGCCTGTTGTCTCTTGTTTGATTTATAGTTATCAATTTTGATTAATGTTTGGGTGTAGTGTATTTCAAAAGAACTCTCTCTGATTTATAAACTGGAATAAAtgaataatagtaataataatagatGACTGTAACATAGGTGAGTCATAGATAAAGTCTAAATCTTTATAGTCCTTCCACAAATAGTAACATGCAGCTGCATCCTTAGTAACCATTCCATGAAAAATTACCCTGGAGGGAAAAGTGAGAGCTCTCACTCACACACTGGGTAACATTTTAGCATACATAGAAAACACACCTAATAACATGCACAAGTTAATTAATCTGAACTATATTTAGGTTATTCTTCTTGTTTGTCATTTCCTGctcatctttttttctccctgcttgTGGTTCTtatggctctgctctgctctgctcctgtgtgttCCTTCTAAGCAGTGTTGCTCTAATTTCCCTTTTTAAGGTGGTCTGCAGGGGCTGATTTGTGCCTTTCACCCGTGTGCTCTGTAAGCTTCTCTGAACTTACATTTAGGAGCTTCTGAAGCTGGTAGACAGAGGAACATTTCAGTCCTGATTTGCAAGGTATCAGTCCACCAAAGGTGCTGTGATCCTGAAGCCAGCCACATCCCTTGGCCActtgctccttctcctgccttcTCTACTTTGCTCTGCGCCGTTGCTGGCAGGGCCCCTTTTGCACCTGAATTCATTCCTGTGCCAAACAAACGTTGTCTTTAATGTCCTTTCGGTCTGTGTGGCAGTGGAGAATTTCCAGAAGCTGCAGCAAGCCAAGGAGACCCTGACCAACGAGGAGAGCCGGGCGCGTTACGATCACTGGCGCCGGAGCAGAGTGCGCATCCCGTTCCAGCAGTGGGAGGCGCTGAGCAGCTCCGTGAGAACGGTCAGTCcgtgctgggacaggaggggctgccCCGGCAAACGCTGCACTGAGGGATGTTAGGGGAATTCAGGGAAAACTGGAGGGCTTCAGAAAACCTTTCACGTAGTTTTAGAGTGAATTTATCGAGTTGCTGCTTTTATAGAAAGTTTAACTTAAGGGCTGTTTCAAATGCTTCAGCTCACTTTGCTTTTGTaagaaacttttatttcttttccaagttAAGTTAAAGCTGGGACCTTTTTATAGTATGTTCTCCTCTTGGTATATTGCTTATCAGATGGGTTTACATGCTGTCTGATTAAATGAAGATCTCATTGAAAAAATCCAGAATGTCATTCCCTGGAACCTGGGCTTCCCACAGAGCTTTGGAGAGGCCCTGCTAGGCTGGTAGGGGGAcctgggacagagccaggagttTTTTGGGTGATTTCCCTCCTGATCTTGCTATTGAAAAGATTTGGTAGTGTGTTTCTAGTAGAGCTCAATTCCAGAAcattggattatttttttcctgccctaCTAGAATGAATTATAGTTACAGGGCTACATGGTCATATTTTAAGACAGGTCAGTAAAAGTCTACTATGTCAGTTCTGCCCATCTTAGGAGAGAAGTTTGAGACACTTCAACTAGAGCATTAAGCCTGAGCTTAGATGTTTGCTGGAAGTATCCAACTAAGCTTAGTTCATTTCCAAACAGATGTTATTCCACAGACTTTAACATTAAATCTTTTCAAATTGCCTTGCCTTCAAAAGGTACTTTGAAGTCAAAGACAgctttgaaaattaatatttttgaagtcACTCAAGCCCTCTTAAAAATGTCTGAATTCATGGCAGAAAAAATTGGACAAAAGGCCCTTAAAATTCTGACCTACTTGTACATTTCATTCTTCACCCCCACCTGACGTAAAGTgtcctctgcagtgctgtttgtGACATGTAACCGTGCTTTTCCCTGTCCTATTGACCTGCATGCTTCTCAATGTGCTTTGTTTGACTACTTATTACAGcaatataaggaagaaaaagtaattaaaagcCCATTAAAGCATAGGGCTTAGCTCTTTGTTatgtttgtatttctgtagTCAATGCACTGGGCTGTCCAAAGTAAGAAGGACCAAATGCTGGAAGCTCCTGACCTTGGCAACACCAACAACATAACTACTGAGATGTGGACCCAACAGACAGAAAACAATGGAGATGGATTGTtggaagggagcagggatcAGGAAGATGATGCAATTCCTGATGTGAAACCACAGTCTTCAAAGAATCCAGATTCCCCAAGTAAGTGAAAACAGCAGTTTCAGAAAATTTCAGTATCCAGGGATTGGCCTGAAATGGGGGCTTTCAGCCATGAGAAAGTCTTCTCCAGAGCAGTGTGTTTGACTTGGAGCTTTTTAAatgtggtttggggttgggattttggtttgggttttatgCTTTTGATtacttatttaattttgaaattttcagatGCTGCTTCCTCCCTATCCCAAGTTTCCTTGTTTGTTGCTGGTAAAAGCAGCAactggagaaggagaaaaaaaatgctgtgacCAAACTGGAAAGTTTAGTTTTTCTgatatataaaaatgcaaagcaaaaagaGAAGGCAGTTATTTTcattgacttttaaaaaaaatgaattttaaaactgttaagtaaaatatttaggCTTAGGGCTTTTTTTATCCACTTTTCAGCACTTGTTTTTTCTAAGTAGTGTATGCACCAGAATAAATGTGTGTTTCAAAAGTGTCACCTACCAGTCAGCGCTTCCTGGCTGTGGTTTAGGTCACTGTGCCTGGGCAAAGCTTCCTTAGGACCATGGTCTGATCCTTCAGGAGTTTCATAATCCCAGGCCCATAGAGCTGTTGTTAAACAAAGTCCTGTCATTTCTCCCCAGTTTGATCAAACAGGAAATTAGGGTGAACTGTGAGGGTAGCAAAACCTAATGTAATCCCAAACATTTGTGGAATGCAGAAAATAGATAAGAAAATTCTACAAAGAAGCATATGCCAGGCCTAACTGAAAACTTGACTTTGAAAAATTATGCTCTATAACTTCATactatttgcttttttttttttttttttttggtaattaaATAATCACTGTATCCTTTGTAGAACAATAaaattttgaaggaaagaaaacataaacTTGTTCCTTGTAATGGTGAATTTTCTTTGCATGCAGGcatcttctttctctctctctcttttttttttttttttttttttttaatataatttccaGATATTTGAATGGGGAAAACATCAAACTCATCAAGTGCCTACTTCATTTATCCAGTGGCATATATTTACATTAGTAAATGTTAATATTATAATGTATTTGACAGGGTGTGTATGCACTTCAGTGTGTATACCTGATCTTAGGATGTtgataatgtttttattttggtccagcaaaaaatatatattgggTTCCACTTTGAAACTGTGGCATTGTCTGTTCCTGTCTGCTGGCCTGGATGAATTCTTGACTACCACCCATATGGTTATTTCAGCTCAAACAAGAGATTGGAACATTAATTCTGCTCGTAAGATTCACTTTGCTGTAAAAGGAAGGAAGGTCACATTTTAGTATTAAAAGGCCCCAGATCAGGCACTTGCAGATTTATCACATCTCCATCTCCTTCCTTGCAATGTGTTCAGTTGTTCTTTGTGAGTCCTCTCTAGGCACTGCCAGGGTCCTTACAGTTCTCCTTTGgacctccccagctgctctctgtcctgAAGGTTGGTGTTTGAGTTCCTGTTCCAACATGCCGAGAACTCATTGCTTGGATTTGTCACTGCTAGTCGAGAGTACTGGAAGTCACCacttttctgcttgcttttttttgggAAGACTATCAAgtattatttaagaaaatttaattttatgcatGTTTGTAATAACTTAGttgtctttctccttttccccctcaggATTTTCAGAGGGGAATTACTGGCACTTGCGTTTCCGCTGGTCAGGAGATGCTCCATCTGACCTTCTGAGGAAATTCAGAAACTATGAGATCTAAAATGAGAAACACACAGGAGCATGAGGTCATCTGTTCAATagttcagtattttttcttttgccagcaGTTATAagttatttgtattttgtattcttTGATTGTAATGTGTTGTTCCAGTCAATGTCTGAATATTGATTTATCACACATGCTGTGAGTGTTACAGATGGAAGTTTTTCTGTTCAGTAAGCAAAGCCCTTTTCAGTATTAACATAGAGTGATTTTGTGAAGTTATCTAACATCTTATATATTGTTTCTTGTATTCTCAAACATTGTGTAGTGATTAATATTTCTCTCAGTAGTGTGATGTTATAAAAAACATACTCTCAGTAGAAGCCTGTGCTCCAGGATATCCTACTCAGTGAGGATCTTCCAAAAGCTTGATGACAATGACCTGTAAAGAGAGCTGTGCTTATCTCTCAACTCTGTGCTCTGCTTCACTTCTCCATTGCACTGcactcactgcagtgatttatAATGTGCTCATTACAAACTTAACTTGTAGGAGAGTTGTGATCTTATCGATGAAATAAGAGGGTTCTTGCTATCCAAGGTCTCTGTGACAGATCAAGCACTCCTAAAAATCACTTGTCTTCTACCTTAACAAGAACACCTTTTGCACCAGCTATTTGTTTTGGAAGGCAGTTCCAGAACTTTACCTCTCCAGGTAGTAATTTTCGTCTTAAGATGTATTGGTGGAAAACTGATCCCCTGTGGATGTGTTCTGTGGCTTCACAGCaattcccctccctgctcaggtgtgctAGACATAGTTTTGTCAGGGTTTTGTACAGTGGGGAATGAAAAATCAGACTGGTCAGCACTAATGTGTACAAAATCTCAAATGAAAAGTTTTTGATACTTTGGGCAACCTTTCAAATTCTGTGTTGTTGtttattgattttgttttcttctttgcaaaCTTGGCTAATATGTCAGCAGCAAATAAAACTTCATGCATACAGCAAAGGGGTTGCTTTcatctttttaattaaatcctCCTCTCACCAGAGAGATTCCTTTGGAATTTCTTGTTATTTGTCATCTCAGTAGGTAAAAGCTTAAGAAGTCCATTTAGGAATCCTGGCAGTGCAATGGAAAGCGTAACCTGGAATGTCCAGTGTTGTCCCCACATGGACACAGTCTGATGTCTGGCTCTCCCTGGAGGCACatgtgggtgctgtgctgcctgagTTACTGTGCCCCTCCTGGCTGGGGCCTGTTTGGAACCCAGTAATGGGTGCATCCTACTGGCCTCATGGCCATCAGTGTCCTGGAGCCAGCCTGCTCCACTGGGGCTGCTACCGCTGTTAATGCTGCTTGTGTTATTCCCAGTTTGGAAAAGCTGAGTGCTGGTGTTGTGCTGATACAGCCACACTCACCCTAGAGTGGATGGCATTGGTTCCAAGAGCCAGTTTTATTGCACATCATCTTTAATTTTACATGCTTTTCTCTTGTATATTTTGCAAGATGAGATGagattaataattttctgtaacaTCTGTTAAATGtaactgctttgtttttttctagtGCATTTGCTGCTTTACTTGATACAAAGACATTTGCTCAAGAAAGACATTGATTTGTGTAGAGGGACTGTAAACAATGTCAGACAGTAGTAACAGAAGAAACTCTTACTGTAGGTGAAGGATACTAAGTAACAGGGAACAATTTTCCCTCTAACAAAAAGATAGGAATGCAGCCAGCTGGAGCACTTTGAATCAGATGCAGCCCAGATTCTCCTCTGCCCGTTTCACTTGGGT
The DNA window shown above is from Oenanthe melanoleuca isolate GR-GAL-2019-014 chromosome 6, OMel1.0, whole genome shotgun sequence and carries:
- the DNAJC12 gene encoding dnaJ homolog subfamily C member 12, whose protein sequence is MEPAWCVRDLTPPCRLGKAAPMDAILSCKPEDLEDYYNLLGCDELSTAEQILAEYKIKALECHPDKHPGNPKAVENFQKLQQAKETLTNEESRARYDHWRRSRVRIPFQQWEALSSSVRTSMHWAVQSKKDQMLEAPDLGNTNNITTEMWTQQTENNGDGLLEGSRDQEDDAIPDVKPQSSKNPDSPRFSEGNYWHLRFRWSGDAPSDLLRKFRNYEI